CACAGCTGAAGGCAAAAATGTTGATGCCCAGTTTTTCCTTCATATCGCGAGCCACCGAATGGACGTCATCGCCGATGAGGCCTACCGGACACGTGGAAAAGATGCTGATCGCCTTGGGTTTGAAGAGGTCGTAAGCCTCCTGAATGGCCGCTCTCAGCTTTTTTTCACCCCCGAAGACGATATCCTTGTCCTGCATGTCTGTTGAAAAGCAGTAGGTCATGAAGTTTTCATCGTTTTCCGTGGGAGGTTTGGTCTGGTTTCTACGGGTGAGCCAGCTGTAGAAACCGCAGCCGATGGGACCGTGAGTGATGTTCACGATGTCACGGGTCGGCCCCATGATAACCCCTTTGCACCCCGCGTAGGTGCAGCCGCGCTGAGTGATGATGCCCGGAATGGTTCTCACGTTGGCCCCGATTTCCTGGACCTCATTGCACGTCGCGATTCTATTGACTACGATTTGTTTGGCGCGTTTGCGAGCCACCTTGGTCGGATATTTCTCCAGAATCTCCTTTTTGAGCTCTTCCGGATCAATGCGGTCACACACATCTTCAAAGTTTATTTTTTCATCGCATATCGAGGACATTGCGTCTTCTCCCCTATCAAAATTGCCGGCTCTACACTTCATCCAGAACGCTGTCGCCGCTCTCACCGGTCCTTACGCTGAAAGAGTTCATCGCCGGCATGACAAAGATCTTTCCATCTCCGGACTTACCGGTCTTATTGACCTTGACGATGGTTTTGACCACCTTGGAAACCAGCTTATCGGGCACGACAACGAGAATGAGCCTTTTGGGTATGAGGCGCTGGCTCTGCCCGAGCTGTGCAACAGCTTCCTCGTACCCCTTTTCCGCGCCTTCCAGCAGCTTGTAATCCACCAGGCCCTTGCCCCGACCCAGGACTTCCTTGGCCGTCATGGAAGAGATGCCGGCTTCGGAAAGTGCCCGTTTGGTCTGGTTCATCATGTTCATACGAACGATCGCCATGACTTCTTTCATATCTTCACCTCTTCGGGTTCGCCAGAAGGCGTCTCTTTGATTCCGGAGCTGATGGTGTAGACTTCCTCGACGGGAGTGATGAATATCTTCCCGTCACCAAAAGCGCCCTTTTCTCCCGTTCTGGCCGCTTTCATCACCGTCTTGATGACGAAGTCCTTGTCCGAATCCTTCACGACGGTCAGCAACAGCTCTTTTGGAATTTCGTCGTAGGTGATCTCTCCGATTTTGATACCTCGTTGCTTGCCGCGTCCCACAACTGAAACCTTGGTTACCGCTGGAAATCCTGCCTCCATAAGAGCGGCAAGAACATTATCTACCTTTTCAGGTCTTACGATGGATCTGATCATCAACATGGGAGTCTCCTATCTATTCTCTCGTTGGTCTCTTACTGTTCTCAGCCCGCCAGCCCGTATTCAATGAGAAGCTTTTCCAGCTCGTCTGTGTGCATGGGTTTGGGGATCACGTGCATCTGGTTGTCTTCGATCTTCTTGGCCAGTGTCCTGTATTCATCCGCCTGCGGGTGAGCGGGATCGAAAGCGATTACGGTTTTTCTGTTGATTTCGGCTCGCTGAACCATATTCTCCCGGGGAACGAAGTGAATCATCTGGGTTCCCAATTTCTTGGCGAACGCTTCGATCATCTCCTGTTCATTGTCCACTTTGCGGCTGTTGCAGATGAGCCCCCCCAGCCTGACGCCGCCCGCTTCCGCAAATTTCACGATACCCTTGCAGATATTGTTGGCCGCATACATGGCCATCATTTCACCGGATACAACGATGTAGATTTCCTGCGCCTTGCCTTCCCGGATGGGCATGGCAAACCCACCGCACACAACGTCCCCCAGTACATCGTAGAAAACGTAATCCAGCTTCTCACTGTCGGCGTAGGCACCGAGCTGTTCCAGGAGGTTGATGGAGGTGATGATCCCGCGGCCGGCGCATCCGACACCGGGTTCCGGACCGCCCGATTCCACACAGATGGTTCCGCTGAAACCTATCTTACGGATATCTTCCAGTTCGACATCTTCACCTTCGGCTCGAAGGGTATCGAGCACCGTGTTTTGGGAAAGCCCGCCCAGGAGCAGCCGGGTTGAATCCGCCTTGGGGTCACAGCCCACTACCATGACCTTTCGTCCCATTTCCGCCAGACCAGCTACTGTATTTTGAGTCGTGGTAGACTTTCCGATTCCGCCCTTGCCGTAGATTGCGATCTTTCTCATGCTGTTTCTCCTTTTCATTCAAGTTGAGTTGACTGCCTATAGAGCAGCGAGTGTGCCATCATTCCCAATCGAGCATGAATAAGGATATAAGTGTATGAATTTATGCACTTTAACAAAAAGTACCCTTTGGGCAAAATCTGGAAATTCACTATAAAATAGCTACAAAATTGTATACGTAGCTCTTACATAATTGTGAGATTTTATAGATGGGTAACGGTTCAAGGATAAACGTCCACACCTTGACCCGTTGGGAAAGGGACTTCAGCGGTCTGAAAAATTGAAGTGAAAAAAACTCTTTGAGAACTTCTTGACTATCTTCAGAGGACCTGCTACTCGGAAACCTCCCAAAGAGCACTTTCCTATCACTTCACTCACGGGGTAGACAAACCAGTGAAAATCATGCTTTACAGCCAGCACGTTCTGGGAATCGGACATTTTTTCAGAAGCATGGAGGTCGCAAAGGCTTTGCATGAACATGAGGTTCTCTTCGTCGAGGGGGGAGATCCCTTGCCCGGCTTTGTTCCTCCTCGCCACGTAAAAAGGTTCATCCTTCCGCCCATCATGATGGACGCAGACTTC
This region of Desulforhabdus amnigena genomic DNA includes:
- a CDS encoding P-II family nitrogen regulator — translated: MLMIRSIVRPEKVDNVLAALMEAGFPAVTKVSVVGRGKQRGIKIGEITYDEIPKELLLTVVKDSDKDFVIKTVMKAARTGEKGAFGDGKIFITPVEEVYTISSGIKETPSGEPEEVKI
- the nifH gene encoding nitrogenase iron protein, whose amino-acid sequence is MRKIAIYGKGGIGKSTTTQNTVAGLAEMGRKVMVVGCDPKADSTRLLLGGLSQNTVLDTLRAEGEDVELEDIRKIGFSGTICVESGGPEPGVGCAGRGIITSINLLEQLGAYADSEKLDYVFYDVLGDVVCGGFAMPIREGKAQEIYIVVSGEMMAMYAANNICKGIVKFAEAGGVRLGGLICNSRKVDNEQEMIEAFAKKLGTQMIHFVPRENMVQRAEINRKTVIAFDPAHPQADEYRTLAKKIEDNQMHVIPKPMHTDELEKLLIEYGLAG
- a CDS encoding P-II family nitrogen regulator; this encodes MKEVMAIVRMNMMNQTKRALSEAGISSMTAKEVLGRGKGLVDYKLLEGAEKGYEEAVAQLGQSQRLIPKRLILVVVPDKLVSKVVKTIVKVNKTGKSGDGKIFVMPAMNSFSVRTGESGDSVLDEV